The Phycisphaerales bacterium genome includes a region encoding these proteins:
- a CDS encoding HD domain-containing protein, translating to MPLLIPTSELQAGMRLLEPVRLAGLTLLAAGKVLTATDIAELERRYPDLAVQIADPLLDQLAEFEDDGRDRAVAEHVRHQITGAMREVQHRFSERASLKSVDFPRLQRVVAEMLEYLQVNSGSVALLSRVLGRENYLAHHTGNVFYLAMMLGAAMRDYVFTERQRQAAMKGADPRTFLDLTPLGLGAMFIDVGMLPVQEILTRPRPLTQEERALVREHPIVGAQLLPDNFSAVARSIVKTHHENFDGTGYPQALPGDRLQIFTRIVRIADAFSAATSSNQYREAKSAPRALWEMTVGPYARFYDPALLKVFGTLLQPFPIGARLRLTDGRSAVVVKYNRTNPFFPHVLIAFDRDGVHLPEAQITGPIALDACSGVRVASWGDEDLSYLYSDGSEHIVPRPAEFRTAFEACYP from the coding sequence ATGCCACTACTCATCCCCACATCCGAGTTGCAGGCGGGCATGCGCCTGCTGGAGCCGGTCCGGCTGGCGGGGCTCACCTTGCTGGCCGCCGGCAAGGTGCTCACCGCGACCGATATCGCGGAGCTGGAGCGGCGTTACCCGGACCTGGCCGTGCAGATCGCCGACCCACTGCTTGATCAGCTCGCGGAATTCGAGGACGACGGTCGCGACCGGGCCGTGGCGGAGCATGTGCGGCACCAGATCACGGGAGCCATGCGGGAGGTGCAGCACCGTTTTTCGGAGCGCGCGTCGCTGAAGTCCGTGGATTTTCCGCGCCTGCAGCGGGTCGTGGCGGAAATGCTCGAATATCTGCAGGTCAACTCCGGGTCCGTGGCCCTGCTGTCACGGGTACTGGGGCGCGAGAACTACCTCGCCCACCATACTGGCAACGTGTTCTACCTGGCGATGATGCTCGGTGCCGCGATGCGCGACTACGTGTTCACCGAGCGGCAGCGACAGGCCGCGATGAAGGGCGCCGACCCACGCACATTCCTCGACCTGACACCGCTCGGACTCGGCGCAATGTTCATCGATGTCGGAATGTTGCCGGTGCAGGAAATCCTCACGCGGCCGCGGCCCCTGACCCAGGAAGAGCGCGCCCTCGTGCGCGAGCACCCGATCGTCGGCGCGCAGCTTCTGCCGGATAATTTTTCGGCCGTGGCGCGGTCGATCGTCAAGACCCACCACGAGAACTTCGACGGCACCGGCTACCCACAGGCTTTGCCGGGGGATCGCCTGCAGATCTTCACACGGATCGTGCGCATCGCGGACGCCTTCTCCGCAGCCACCTCCTCCAACCAGTATCGCGAGGCCAAGAGCGCGCCGCGCGCACTGTGGGAGATGACCGTCGGTCCGTACGCGCGCTTCTACGATCCGGCCCTGCTGAAGGTGTTCGGCACGCTGTTGCAGCCGTTCCCGATCGGCGCCCGGCTCCGTCTCACCGACGGCCGCTCGGCGGTCGTGGTGAAGTACAACCGAACCAACCCGTTCTTCCCGCACGTGCTCATTGCGTTTGATCGTGATGGTGTGCACCTGCCGGAGGCGCAGATTACCGGGCCGATTGCGCTGGACGCATGCAGCGGTGTGCGGGTCGCGAGCTGGGGTGACGAAGACCTTTCCTACCTCTACTCCGACGGCTCTGAACACATCGTACCGCGGCCGGCCGAATTCCGAACGGCGTTCGAGGCCTGCTATCCGTGA
- a CDS encoding HRDC domain-containing protein: protein MSSRPPEIITTQAELEAACRRWREAGLFAFDTEFIRDDTYDAILCLIQVTVDGEATLVDPTCDLELAMFWELLLDPNVTTVVHAGKEDCELCLRRTGQPPRNVFDVQVAAGFAGHGYPLSLVRLVEQLLDRRLSKGQTLTDWSRRPLTPAQVRYAVDDVIYLPQLHRRLVDDVKQLGRYEWLADELQGFEDARFYQAPPEEQAHKLKGSKRLDGLGLLVLARLVEWRHRWAKSRNRPIRALMRDDILVEIARRRPEHESDLEVMRGFPQARNRKVVQELLAVITEAMQTPRGEWPQPYQHREDSPLDIAALDLLSAVTQAICYEERLSRNLLGGTQRLRELLDHVAGVTAARPLLLTGWREQFIGRRLVQILEGRSEIHLSGWPRTPRLEIVAGARENA from the coding sequence ATGAGTAGTCGCCCACCCGAAATCATAACCACGCAAGCCGAGCTCGAAGCGGCTTGCCGCCGCTGGCGTGAAGCGGGGCTGTTCGCCTTCGACACCGAGTTCATCCGCGACGACACCTACGACGCCATCCTGTGCCTGATTCAAGTCACGGTTGACGGCGAAGCCACGCTCGTCGACCCGACCTGCGACCTCGAACTGGCGATGTTCTGGGAGTTGCTGCTCGACCCGAACGTGACCACGGTGGTGCATGCCGGGAAGGAAGACTGTGAACTGTGCCTGCGCCGCACCGGGCAGCCGCCGCGAAACGTCTTCGACGTGCAAGTGGCCGCGGGTTTCGCCGGACACGGCTACCCCCTGTCCCTCGTGCGACTGGTGGAGCAGCTCCTCGATCGTCGCTTGAGCAAGGGGCAGACCTTGACGGACTGGTCGCGGCGCCCCCTGACACCGGCGCAGGTGCGCTATGCGGTGGACGACGTGATCTACCTGCCACAGCTGCATCGCCGGCTGGTGGACGATGTGAAGCAGCTCGGCCGTTACGAGTGGCTCGCGGATGAGTTGCAGGGCTTCGAGGACGCGCGCTTCTACCAGGCCCCCCCCGAGGAGCAGGCCCACAAGCTCAAGGGAAGCAAGCGTCTCGATGGGCTTGGGCTGCTGGTCCTTGCGCGACTGGTCGAGTGGCGGCATCGCTGGGCGAAGTCGCGCAATCGCCCCATCCGCGCACTGATGCGTGACGATATTCTCGTCGAGATCGCCCGCCGCCGGCCGGAGCACGAGAGCGACCTGGAGGTGATGCGCGGCTTCCCGCAGGCCCGCAATCGAAAAGTCGTGCAGGAACTGCTCGCAGTAATCACTGAAGCAATGCAGACGCCGCGGGGCGAATGGCCGCAACCATACCAGCATCGCGAAGACTCTCCGCTCGACATCGCGGCCCTGGATCTGCTGTCGGCCGTCACCCAGGCAATCTGCTACGAGGAGCGCCTGAGCCGGAACCTGCTCGGCGGAACACAACGTCTGCGTGAGCTGCTCGACCACGTCGCCGGCGTGACGGCCGCACGCCCACTCCTGCTGACTGGGTGGCGGGAACAGTTCATCGGTCGCCGACTGGTGCAAATCCTGGAAGGCCGCAGTGAAATCCACCTCTCCGGTTGGCCCCGTACACCCCGACTGGAAATTGTCGCGGGCGCTCGGGAGAACGCGTAA
- a CDS encoding LptF/LptG family permease, giving the protein MTTVLHGYFLRELLKTFGLTLTLLTLVLTLGGGLFTFVQFEGISAADVAGWAPQMVPLSVTLAMPIAALFAVTMTYGRFAADNELTACSAAGVNVHRLFTPVVVLALFVGAFELLFFNFVIPGLGREYEVMVRRNVGELVRQRLQTRGFVHRGREGEDRVTITAERVQTVTDEALREKGFEVGSGLQYLLITQPTFLHIDRHGSLVQFIVARQVLCLFDSRSAALRCEFHVREGQNFELGKRMVEIREQRFRYEEKLPPLVRLSWTDLPTLLRWRAHPWEEHRFSMEVERFLQRVLVQCFNAYASGEVQAGRDLVLTDNGGWSYTLRATELRWRDTQPVLVNTRVELRDADGRVRETYQAPLVEIRAGAQRGDDGPHLAIALFLMSDARGRVVDQRPERGGTREREDLTFDLVQRPTALAATLAPLTAAEALRPGAGLPVESSGLELEQISLRRSAERMQRRIDATIHLRQSWALSALVMLPMGAALGVIFRGARMLAAIGLTLIPLFAICILLVLGRQLTESGSTHFVGPFITWGGLVLVLCADLLIMRLGVRR; this is encoded by the coding sequence ATGACGACCGTCCTCCACGGCTACTTCCTGCGCGAGTTGCTCAAGACGTTCGGGCTCACGCTCACCCTGCTTACACTGGTCCTGACCCTCGGCGGCGGACTGTTTACTTTCGTCCAGTTCGAGGGGATCTCTGCTGCCGACGTCGCGGGCTGGGCTCCCCAGATGGTGCCCCTCTCCGTGACCCTGGCGATGCCGATTGCGGCTCTGTTTGCCGTCACGATGACCTATGGACGCTTCGCCGCCGACAACGAGCTGACCGCCTGCAGTGCCGCGGGCGTGAACGTGCATCGGCTGTTTACTCCGGTCGTAGTGCTGGCACTCTTTGTCGGCGCCTTCGAGCTGTTGTTCTTCAATTTCGTAATCCCCGGCCTCGGCCGGGAGTACGAGGTCATGGTCCGCCGCAACGTCGGCGAACTGGTACGCCAGCGGCTTCAGACGCGCGGGTTCGTACATCGCGGCCGCGAGGGCGAGGACCGGGTCACCATCACGGCTGAGCGCGTGCAGACTGTCACTGACGAGGCGCTCCGGGAGAAGGGTTTCGAGGTGGGCTCCGGCCTGCAGTACCTGCTGATCACCCAACCGACCTTCCTGCACATCGATCGCCATGGGAGTCTCGTCCAGTTCATCGTCGCCAGGCAGGTGCTCTGCCTGTTCGACTCGCGCAGCGCCGCGCTGCGGTGCGAGTTTCACGTGCGCGAAGGGCAGAACTTCGAGCTCGGCAAACGCATGGTCGAGATCCGCGAGCAGCGTTTCCGCTATGAAGAGAAGCTCCCGCCCCTGGTACGGCTGAGCTGGACCGACTTGCCGACCCTGCTCCGCTGGCGGGCCCATCCGTGGGAGGAACACCGCTTCAGCATGGAGGTCGAGCGGTTCCTGCAGCGCGTGCTGGTGCAGTGCTTCAACGCCTACGCGAGCGGAGAGGTTCAGGCCGGCCGAGATCTGGTGCTGACGGATAATGGCGGCTGGTCGTACACGCTGCGGGCCACGGAGCTGCGCTGGCGCGACACGCAGCCGGTGTTGGTGAACACCCGAGTTGAGCTGCGCGATGCCGACGGACGCGTGCGCGAGACCTACCAGGCACCGCTCGTTGAAATCCGCGCGGGAGCCCAGCGCGGCGATGACGGACCGCATCTCGCCATCGCGCTCTTCCTCATGTCCGACGCGCGCGGGCGCGTCGTGGATCAGCGACCGGAGCGCGGAGGCACGCGCGAGCGGGAAGACCTGACCTTCGACCTGGTCCAACGCCCCACGGCCCTGGCGGCGACGCTGGCGCCACTGACCGCGGCGGAGGCATTGCGGCCTGGCGCGGGACTACCGGTGGAGAGCAGCGGGCTGGAGCTCGAACAGATCAGTCTGCGGCGCTCGGCCGAGCGCATGCAGCGGCGCATCGACGCCACGATCCACCTGCGGCAGTCGTGGGCGCTCAGCGCGCTGGTGATGCTGCCTATGGGTGCCGCCCTGGGGGTGATCTTCCGCGGCGCGCGCATGCTCGCCGCCATCGGGCTAACGTTGATTCCGCTCTTTGCGATCTGCATCCTGCTCGTGCTCGGACGACAGCTCACCGAAAGCGGCAGCACGCACTTCGTCGGCCCCTTCATCACGTGGGGGGGCCTGGTCCTCGTCCTGTGCGCAGATCTCCTGATCATGCGACTGGGTGTCCGCAGATGA
- a CDS encoding LptF/LptG family permease, which translates to MTTIDRLIVRTFLGSYVLLLVLFSGLFIFFDLLVNFDEFSGEQGLPLPVMLRNMADFYGHNLLMYYHLLGGLLLGIAGSYTFAMMLRNNELMPLIASGVPLQRLATPVLVAAIGLAGLWMAHAEFVLPQFAEKVSRRHGELIETGRTEVPLVIDDHEAKLNAAELKPELGILQSVYIIEPAPEGGLPSLVRADSAKWDPEARTWRLVRGARQRVGTALADVELGATVLWEELDEYPFRLAPDQIVLRQSAQWINLMSIQQMTALLQSRNLPNLPEIARQRDIRFTQPLLSWVLLLLSIRFFLTREQGHVLVAGGWALLVAGGCFVFTFFCHSLSGDPRFVRLAVWLPVLVFGPAAVILFGNVKT; encoded by the coding sequence ATGACGACCATCGACCGCCTGATCGTGCGGACCTTCCTGGGCAGCTACGTACTGCTGCTGGTGCTTTTCAGCGGGCTCTTCATCTTCTTTGACCTGCTCGTCAACTTCGACGAGTTCAGCGGCGAGCAGGGCCTCCCGCTGCCGGTCATGCTGCGTAACATGGCCGATTTTTACGGGCACAACCTGCTGATGTACTACCACCTGCTCGGCGGCCTGCTGCTGGGCATCGCCGGGTCCTACACCTTCGCGATGATGCTGCGTAACAACGAGTTGATGCCGCTGATCGCGTCGGGGGTGCCGTTGCAGCGGCTGGCGACGCCGGTACTGGTGGCTGCGATCGGGCTGGCCGGACTGTGGATGGCACACGCCGAATTCGTACTCCCGCAATTCGCCGAGAAGGTCAGCCGACGGCATGGCGAGCTGATCGAGACCGGTCGCACCGAGGTCCCGCTGGTCATCGACGACCACGAGGCCAAGCTGAACGCCGCCGAGCTCAAGCCCGAACTGGGTATTCTACAAAGCGTGTACATCATCGAACCGGCACCCGAAGGCGGGCTGCCATCGCTCGTCCGGGCCGACTCTGCCAAGTGGGACCCCGAGGCCCGCACCTGGCGGCTCGTACGCGGTGCACGGCAACGGGTGGGGACAGCGCTCGCCGACGTCGAGCTGGGCGCCACCGTTTTGTGGGAGGAACTGGACGAGTACCCTTTCAGACTGGCACCGGACCAGATCGTGCTGCGGCAATCCGCGCAGTGGATCAACTTGATGAGCATTCAGCAGATGACCGCGCTGCTCCAGAGCCGGAACCTGCCCAACCTGCCCGAAATCGCCCGGCAACGCGACATCCGCTTCACCCAGCCCCTGCTGAGCTGGGTACTCCTCCTGCTGTCGATCCGGTTCTTCCTCACCCGCGAACAAGGTCACGTGCTGGTCGCCGGCGGCTGGGCGCTGCTGGTCGCCGGCGGCTGTTTCGTGTTTACTTTCTTCTGCCACAGCCTGTCAGGCGATCCGCGTTTCGTGCGCCTGGCGGTGTGGCTGCCGGTGCTCGTGTTCGGCCCGGCTGCCGTCATCCTTTTTGGCAATGTGAAGACCTGA
- a CDS encoding RHS repeat-associated core domain-containing protein, producing the protein MGWLRRSSTCGGCRVSAALFEQAGTIGGLLAVRVCDVSGAPEPDDPVDYVYLYDALGNVGQVVDWSHDAQQPGAALAARYEYDPYGGVTKADGDYAAHNAWRFSTKQWDDETGLGWWGKRYYDGLIGRWMSWDPIGERGGLNLYAFARNAPLDYVVAIGLTDRRDGARVLGTKGLGSLYDTTGGPSGGVDSRVSRRQEFQARLARIRSRHRNTCYYSSAIAPIVDRLEQGLANVRAFGASSRSTAMGTYRHWGNKLGVDPYGADDFVIVHELAHAYVHLEFGGTTPEERLDEGIAHMVEAWFTAFNRWGGLLERAFEEDICPSGAILQKGWSGLWMALNGEVACGWNAGGVWQLNNIDLRNAQEAISKPLKAREAYRSYARSR; encoded by the coding sequence ATGGGCTGGCTGCGCCGAAGTTCGACATGCGGGGGGTGCCGGGTATCGGCTGCGCTCTTCGAGCAGGCCGGGACGATCGGCGGGCTGCTGGCCGTGCGCGTGTGCGACGTGAGCGGCGCTCCCGAGCCCGACGACCCGGTGGATTACGTCTACCTGTATGACGCGCTGGGCAACGTCGGCCAGGTGGTGGACTGGTCGCACGATGCCCAGCAGCCCGGCGCCGCTCTCGCCGCCCGCTACGAGTACGACCCCTACGGCGGCGTGACGAAGGCCGACGGCGACTACGCGGCCCACAACGCCTGGCGCTTCAGCACGAAGCAGTGGGACGACGAGACCGGGCTGGGGTGGTGGGGGAAGCGGTACTACGACGGCTTGATTGGGAGGTGGATGTCGTGGGACCCAATTGGGGAACGAGGCGGATTGAACCTCTACGCGTTCGCGCGAAACGCTCCTCTGGATTATGTAGTTGCGATAGGGCTCACTGATCGCCGTGACGGCGCTCGCGTGCTCGGTACGAAGGGCTTAGGATCGCTCTACGACACAACTGGCGGGCCCTCCGGGGGGGTAGACAGTCGGGTGAGCAGACGGCAAGAGTTTCAGGCGAGGCTAGCGCGCATACGGAGCCGGCATCGCAACACCTGCTACTACTCTTCGGCAATCGCCCCGATCGTCGATCGACTCGAACAGGGTCTTGCTAACGTGCGTGCGTTTGGTGCTTCAAGCAGGTCTACCGCCATGGGGACATATAGGCATTGGGGCAACAAGCTTGGCGTAGATCCGTATGGCGCTGATGATTTTGTTATCGTGCACGAACTTGCGCATGCATACGTTCACCTGGAATTCGGCGGCACCACACCCGAGGAGCGGCTTGACGAAGGCATTGCGCACATGGTCGAAGCGTGGTTCACAGCTTTCAATCGGTGGGGAGGCTTGCTTGAGCGCGCATTCGAGGAGGATATTTGCCCAAGTGGCGCAATACTCCAGAAGGGGTGGAGCGGTCTTTGGATGGCTCTCAATGGAGAGGTTGCATGTGGATGGAATGCCGGTGGGGTGTGGCAACTCAACAATATTGACCTACGCAATGCACAGGAGGCTATCTCAAAACCTCTGAAAGCAAGAGAAGCGTACAGGTCATATGCAAGAAGCCGCTGA
- a CDS encoding transposase, whose product MLAGCRWRSIPRWRTPTRAAACRRLFDFVLTRETPPRVIGDKAYDSDKLDEELAQRGMEMIAPHRGNRKPENVTQDRRPLQRAKRRWTVERTISWIQNYRRLCIRWEKSSCLFSGFLHMTCTLLLLSEVLR is encoded by the coding sequence ATGCTCGCGGGTTGCCGGTGGCGATCGATACCGCGCTGGCGGACGCCCACGAGAGCCGCTGCGTGCAGGCGGCTGTTCGACTTCGTGCTGACGCGCGAGACGCCGCCGCGCGTGATCGGCGACAAGGCGTACGACAGCGACAAGCTCGACGAAGAGCTCGCACAGCGCGGCATGGAAATGATCGCGCCGCATCGCGGCAACCGCAAGCCGGAGAATGTGACACAGGACCGCCGGCCGCTGCAGCGCGCCAAGCGGCGCTGGACGGTGGAGCGGACGATCTCCTGGATCCAGAACTACCGTCGGCTCTGCATCCGTTGGGAGAAGTCGAGCTGCCTGTTCAGCGGCTTCTTGCATATGACCTGTACGCTTCTCTTGCTTTCAGAGGTTTTGAGATAG
- a CDS encoding response regulator transcription factor, with protein MARIVIIEDEPDLAMGLRDNLEFEQHEVAHAADGEAGLRLATQQPTDLVLLDIMLPNMDGFEVCRRLRAAGYTMPIIILSARSQEIDKVRGLELGADDYVTKPFSLRELLARVHAALRRATSGPTPQPARFRVGEREIDLARQVVHGPQGELPLGYYESEILRMLHERVGEAVPRQDMLQRIWGVGVGPADRTVDNHIVSLRRKIETDPAHPRHILTAHAVGYKLVL; from the coding sequence ATGGCACGTATCGTCATCATCGAGGACGAGCCCGATCTCGCGATGGGGCTCCGCGACAACCTGGAGTTCGAGCAGCACGAGGTCGCCCATGCGGCCGACGGCGAGGCGGGCCTGCGCCTTGCGACCCAGCAGCCAACCGACCTGGTCCTGCTGGACATCATGCTGCCGAACATGGACGGCTTCGAGGTTTGTCGGCGGCTGCGCGCCGCCGGTTACACGATGCCGATCATCATCCTGAGCGCTCGCAGCCAGGAGATCGACAAGGTGCGGGGACTGGAACTGGGTGCCGACGACTACGTCACCAAGCCGTTCAGTCTCCGCGAGCTGCTGGCTCGCGTGCATGCGGCCCTGCGGCGCGCCACGAGCGGACCGACCCCACAACCCGCCCGCTTTCGTGTCGGGGAGCGTGAGATCGACCTGGCCCGCCAAGTGGTGCATGGACCCCAGGGTGAGCTGCCGCTGGGGTACTATGAATCGGAAATCCTGCGGATGCTGCACGAGCGTGTGGGCGAGGCCGTACCGCGACAGGACATGCTGCAGCGTATCTGGGGCGTCGGTGTCGGTCCGGCGGACCGCACCGTCGACAATCACATCGTCAGTCTGCGCCGCAAGATCGAGACCGATCCGGCCCACCCGCGGCATATCCTCACAGCGCATGCCGTCGGGTATAAGCTTGTGCTTTGA
- a CDS encoding alpha/beta hydrolase, protein MTVRPVAGTEAAGMSRVDFGYDSGWRRVRKTVTPWDEQASGWAGAPSLDRRFLWSGWRMLLEFDMPAGGPEDVIRKFTWGLDLAGLNGAVNSLESAGTIGGLLAVREYDVSGAPQPDDPADYVYLYDSLGNVGQVVDWSHTPSDPEGAIVAHYEYDPYGGVTKAQGDYAADNAWRFSTKQWDDETGLGYWGFRYYDAVIGRWMSRDPIGERGGLNFYLYGAGNPSAYIDGLGLYILVNARDSVKVVSLDLEWVHVSWVAHANDDYSMSDGEDLVESFECCDCVLVWVHGYNTNLEQARDSFASAESAYQGARGKCKVYGFAWRGDFSPIQFRRSMRSADITATGAFARFIKDLQNACPSTRLHIASHSLGARVVLGALQDGVSGIDQVILTSAAVSNSVFESGGEFEDAPLSANKTIIAFNRMDEVLRTPYQLSQLHAALGQTSVRAADRVPHASRLAEFDVTREWQTHHGGVYKSPQNAHFWRHVAPRIK, encoded by the coding sequence GTGACGGTGCGGCCGGTCGCGGGGACCGAGGCGGCCGGGATGAGCCGGGTGGATTTCGGGTATGATTCGGGTTGGCGGCGGGTGCGGAAGACCGTGACGCCGTGGGACGAACAGGCGAGCGGCTGGGCGGGTGCCCCGTCGCTGGATCGCCGGTTCCTCTGGTCGGGGTGGCGCATGCTGCTGGAGTTCGACATGCCGGCCGGCGGGCCGGAAGACGTGATTCGCAAGTTCACCTGGGGCCTGGACCTCGCGGGCCTGAATGGCGCCGTGAACTCGCTCGAATCGGCGGGGACGATCGGCGGGCTGCTGGCCGTGCGGGAGTACGACGTGAGCGGCGCGCCCCAGCCCGACGATCCGGCCGATTACGTCTACCTGTACGACTCGCTGGGCAACGTCGGGCAGGTGGTGGACTGGTCGCATACGCCATCCGACCCGGAAGGCGCCATCGTGGCCCACTACGAGTACGACCCCTACGGCGGCGTGACCAAGGCCCAGGGCGACTACGCCGCCGACAACGCCTGGCGCTTCAGCACGAAGCAGTGGGACGACGAGACGGGACTGGGGTACTGGGGATTCCGGTACTACGACGCCGTGATCGGGAGGTGGATGTCGAGGGATCCGATCGGCGAACGCGGAGGACTGAATTTCTATCTGTATGGCGCGGGCAACCCCAGCGCCTATATCGATGGCCTGGGTCTGTATATTCTCGTCAATGCGCGTGACTCGGTGAAGGTTGTCTCCCTAGATCTTGAGTGGGTACACGTGTCATGGGTTGCCCATGCCAATGATGACTACTCGATGAGCGATGGAGAGGATTTAGTAGAGAGCTTCGAGTGCTGCGACTGCGTCCTCGTTTGGGTGCATGGGTATAATACCAATCTTGAGCAGGCGCGAGATAGTTTTGCAAGTGCCGAGTCCGCCTATCAGGGCGCTCGCGGCAAATGCAAGGTATATGGGTTTGCGTGGCGCGGGGATTTCTCGCCAATTCAGTTTAGGCGCTCCATGCGGTCCGCCGACATCACCGCCACTGGCGCCTTTGCGAGATTCATCAAGGATCTGCAGAATGCCTGCCCTAGTACGCGACTTCACATCGCGTCCCACAGCCTAGGAGCGAGAGTGGTGTTGGGAGCGCTTCAGGACGGCGTGTCGGGAATTGACCAAGTCATTCTCACATCCGCCGCGGTATCGAATTCCGTGTTCGAGAGTGGCGGCGAGTTCGAAGACGCGCCGCTGAGTGCCAATAAGACCATCATCGCGTTCAACAGGATGGACGAGGTGCTCCGCACCCCTTATCAACTCAGCCAACTTCATGCTGCACTCGGACAGACGAGTGTAAGGGCTGCCGATCGCGTCCCGCATGCAAGCAGGCTGGCTGAGTTCGACGTCACGAGGGAATGGCAAACTCACCACGGCGGGGTTTACAAATCGCCGCAGAATGCCCATTTTTGGCGCCACGTCGCGCCCCGAATCAAATAA
- a CDS encoding transposase, with protein MLTLTNEQLDWLADRIPDRPKSPKGGRPVADKRRTLRGIFWMLDNGAKWKDLPREFGARATVHRWFQRLDARRAL; from the coding sequence ATGTTGACACTCACGAATGAGCAATTGGATTGGCTGGCGGACAGGATTCCGGATCGGCCGAAGAGTCCGAAGGGCGGCCGGCCCGTCGCGGACAAGCGGCGGACGCTGCGCGGCATCTTCTGGATGCTGGACAACGGCGCGAAGTGGAAGGACCTGCCGCGCGAGTTCGGCGCGCGGGCCACGGTGCACCGTTGGTTCCAGCGGCTGGACGCGCGAAGGGCTCTTTGA